The segment TGCTTGGGCCAGTGGCTCTCGAAGCCGGAGAGCCCGACCTGGCGGATGAAGGCGTCGGCGACCTTGTTGCGCTCCGCCTCGGACACGCCGCGCTCGCGCAGGCCGAAGGCGATGTTCTCGCGCACGGTGAGCCAGGGAAACAGCGTGTAGGACTGGAACACCACGCCGCGATCGGCGCCGGGGCCCGTCACCTCGCGCCCGTCAAGGGTGACGTGACCGCCGGTCGGACGGTCGAGGCCGGCCACGATGCGCAGCAGCGTGGATTTGCCGCAGCCGGAGGGCCCAAGGATCGTGACGAAATCATTGTTGCCGATGGTGAGATCGGTCGGATCCAGAGCCCTGGTCGGGGCGTTGCCGTGGCGGGCGGGGAAGGTTCGCGAAACCTGCTCGATCTTCAGGGTCGTCATGCCAGCTTCCACGGGAACAGCCAGGCGTTGAACGCCTTGAACAGGAAGTCGGAGACGAGGCCGATCAGGCCGATGATTATGATGCCGAAGATGATTTGGCCGGTGTTGAGCAGAGCCTGGCTGTCGGTGATCATGTGGCCGATACCGGAGGATGATCCGATCAACTCAGCGACGATGACGTAGGTCCAGGCCCAGCCCAGCACCAGCCGCAGAATCTCCGCGATCTCTGGCGCGGAGGAGGGCAGCAGCACGCGACGGATGATGCCGCGGTCGCCGGCGCCCAGCGTATAGGCCGCCTCCACCAGATCGCGCCGCGTCGCGCCGACGGTTACGGCAACCATCAGGATGACCTGGAACACCGAGCCGATGAAAATGACGAGCAGCTTCTGCAATTCGCCGATGCCGGCCCACAGGATCAGGAGCGGAATGAAGGCGGAAGCGGGCAAGTAGCGCGCAAAGGACACGAACGGTTCGAGAAAGGCCTCGACGGGCTTGTAGGCGCCCATCAATACGCCGAGCGGCACCGCGACGAGCGCAGCCAGAACAAAGCCGCCGATCACACGCCAGATCGTCATGCCGATGTCGAACACGAAGCCTTGCTTGGTCAGCAGATCAAAACCCTCCTGCACCATGGTCAGCGGATTGGCGAGGAAGGTCTTCGACACATGGCCGCCGAACGTCGCCCACGACCAGAGGGCAACGAACACCACGAAGAACGCGAGGCCATAGGCCGCGCGCTGCTTCGATGTTACGGGATCGAGGGGACGCATGCCTACTTGATGAAGCCGGCGTCGAAGAGATCCTCGACCTTCGGTGCGGCCTTGATGATGCCGATCTCAAGCAGGAGCTCGGCGGCATCCTTGTTGAAGGCGAGGAAATCACCCGAGAAGAACTTCCGGTTCGCAGCCTTGTCCTGCCAGCGCAGGTATTTGGCCGAGTTGCCGAACGCCTCGCCGGTCTGCTTCACGTCCGCGCCCATGATCTCATAGGCCTTGGCTTGGTCCTTGGCGATCATGTCGAGCGACTCGAAATAGCTGTCGGCGAGCGCCTGCGCGGCCTTCGGGTTCTCGCTCAGGAATTTCGGCGTGCAGCCAAAGGTATCCATCACGATCGGATAGTCCAGCGTGGTCGCGATGATCTTGCCCTTGTCGGGCGCGGCGCGCACGGTCGACAGATACGGCTCATAGGTCATCGCGGCGTCGTTCTGGCCTGTGACGAAAGCCTGCGCAGCCGCGGCCGGCTCCAGGTTCACGACGGTGACGTCCTTCATGGTGAGGCCGTTCTTCTTCAGCATCCAGGCGAGCGCAAAGTAAGGCGAGGTGCCCGGCGCTGACGCGGCGACTGTCTTGCCCTTGAGATCCTTGATCGCGGCGATGTCGTTGCGTACCGCCATGCCGTCGGCGCCAAAGCTCTTGTCGAGCTGGAAGATCTGCTTGGTCGCGACGCCATTGGCGTTCCAGGAAATCCAGGTCTCGACCGTGGTCGCGGCGCACTGGATGTCGCCGGAGGCGATCGCAAGGTGGCGGTCCTTCTGCGGGATCTTCTTGATCGTGACGTCGAGGCCGTTCTTCTTGAAGATGCCGGCCTCCTTCGCCAGCGTCAGCGGCGCGAAGCCGGTCCAGCCGGAGATGCCGATTCCGACCTTGACGTCGTCGGCGAGCACCGGAGTGGAGACCGTAAGCGCAATGATTGTCGCAAATACTTTCGAGCTACGCATGATTGTCGTCCTCTTGCCGATCGATGGATTGACGTCCTGTTGATCTCTGTCGGCCCGTATAGGCCGTTGCCTGAAGCGTTGCACGATTTGTGCCGACATGGTCCTCTCAGCCTCCCTTGAATCGGGCGACAAGGCGGTGAGAGTCACCGGGATAAAGCAGCCGTACCGCGGTGATCGTGCGCGCGCTGCGCCAAGTATAGCGATCGATCACAAGGCAGGGTGCGCCGATGGCGATATCGAGCGCCTCCGCCGTGTGATGATCCGCAACAATGGCGCTGATCGTATGCTCGGCCTCTGTCCATGGGACATGATGAAGCAGCCACGAGCCCGGCGGCTCGCGCGAAAAATCCGCGGTCGCGGCGTCCGGCACAGACGAGAGGTCAATCAGCCTGTCTTCGACCGCGAAGGGCACGTTGTCGGCGCTGTGCCGGCAGGCGATTGCGATCACCTTGCCGGCTTTCTTCACGCCGAGCCGGTCGCGATCAGCGGCTGTCGCTACGCGTAGCTTGCGATGGATCAGCTCGTAGCCATAGCTGCGGCCGAGCGCGGTGATCTCGGCGCGGATATCGGCGATCTTGAGCACGGCGGACTGATGTTGCGGCCGGCGCACGAAGGAGCCGGCGCGCCGCCGCCGTTCGATCAAATCGGCCTGGGCGAGCTCCGACAGCGCCTTGTTCACCGTCATGCGCGAGCAGCCGTAGCGCGCAACAAGCTCGTGCTCAAAGGGGATGCGATGGCCGGGCGGCCACTCGCCGGTCAGGATACGCTTCTCGATGTCGGAGCGGATGCGCTTATAGAGCGTCGGCTTGTTACTTTCGTCAGTGGCAAGGCTCATGCGACGAGCCTCCGCACCGATGCGTTGAAGCGTTCGCGCGCGGTTTGACGCAGCCTGTGCCGTCCGCCTTCGACCAGCTTGTGGCCGCCAGCCCAGACGCAATCGATCGCGTTGCTGCCGGTCGCGAAAATCCAACCGTCGATAATGGCGTCGTGCGAACGTCCCGCCAGCGACGGATGCGCGGCGTCGAGCGTGACGATGTCGGCGCGCACACCGGGCGCGAAGCCGACAGTCGGTTGCGCCAGTGCCTGCGCGCCGCCAGCGAGTGCATGGGCAAACAGCGTGCGCCCGGTCGAGGCGCCCGCGCCTCCAGAGAGCACGTTGCGCTCACGAAGCTTGAGCCGCTGGCCGTATTCGAGTTGGCGCAATTCGTCGGCGACACCGACCAAGACGTTGGAATCGGTGCCGACGCCGAACCGGCCGCCAGCATCGAGGAATTCACGGGCCGGAAAAATTCCGTCGCCGAGGCTCGCTTCTGTGATGGGGCAAAGGCCTGCGACTGCGCCGGTCTTGGCGAATGCGGCGACTTCGTCATCCGTCGTGTGGGTCGCGTGAATGAGGCACCAGCGTTGATCGACCGGCGCGTGCTCCAGCAGCCACTGTACCGGTCGCCGTCCCGACCAGGCCAGGCAATCATCGACTTCCCTGACCTGCTCGGCGGCATGAATGTGCACGGGCCCGCCATCGGCGAGCGGAATGATTGCCGCAAGCTCGTCCGGCGCGACGGCGCGCAAGCTGTGCGGCGCGATGCCGATATTGGCGCCCGGCAATTTGCTGATTGCCTTGCGAGAGGCCGCCATCAACGCGGCGAACTGATCGACTGAACAGATGAAGCGGCGCTGGCCGGCATGCGGCGCGGCGCCGAAGGAGCCATGCGCATAAAAACTCGGCAGCAGGGTCAGGCCAATGCCGGATGCTTCCGCAGCCTGGACGATGCGCGCAGCCATCTCGGCGATATCAGCGTAGTGCAAGCCGTCGCGATCATGGTGCAGATAGTGGAATTCGCCGACGCGGGTAAAAC is part of the Bradyrhizobium commune genome and harbors:
- a CDS encoding ABC transporter permease, which translates into the protein MRPLDPVTSKQRAAYGLAFFVVFVALWSWATFGGHVSKTFLANPLTMVQEGFDLLTKQGFVFDIGMTIWRVIGGFVLAALVAVPLGVLMGAYKPVEAFLEPFVSFARYLPASAFIPLLILWAGIGELQKLLVIFIGSVFQVILMVAVTVGATRRDLVEAAYTLGAGDRGIIRRVLLPSSAPEIAEILRLVLGWAWTYVIVAELIGSSSGIGHMITDSQALLNTGQIIFGIIIIGLIGLVSDFLFKAFNAWLFPWKLA
- the hutC gene encoding histidine utilization repressor; translation: MSLATDESNKPTLYKRIRSDIEKRILTGEWPPGHRIPFEHELVARYGCSRMTVNKALSELAQADLIERRRRAGSFVRRPQHQSAVLKIADIRAEITALGRSYGYELIHRKLRVATAADRDRLGVKKAGKVIAIACRHSADNVPFAVEDRLIDLSSVPDAATADFSREPPGSWLLHHVPWTEAEHTISAIVADHHTAEALDIAIGAPCLVIDRYTWRSARTITAVRLLYPGDSHRLVARFKGG
- a CDS encoding formimidoylglutamate deiminase; this encodes MTRLHFASALLPSGWANDVQVVVTAGTIAAVTPGVAPTAGDERHQIALPGLASLHSHAFQRGMAGLAELRGDSTDTFWTWRETMYRFALAMTPDDVAAVATLLYVEMLEQGFTRVGEFHYLHHDRDGLHYADIAEMAARIVQAAEASGIGLTLLPSFYAHGSFGAAPHAGQRRFICSVDQFAALMAASRKAISKLPGANIGIAPHSLRAVAPDELAAIIPLADGGPVHIHAAEQVREVDDCLAWSGRRPVQWLLEHAPVDQRWCLIHATHTTDDEVAAFAKTGAVAGLCPITEASLGDGIFPAREFLDAGGRFGVGTDSNVLVGVADELRQLEYGQRLKLRERNVLSGGAGASTGRTLFAHALAGGAQALAQPTVGFAPGVRADIVTLDAAHPSLAGRSHDAIIDGWIFATGSNAIDCVWAGGHKLVEGGRHRLRQTARERFNASVRRLVA
- a CDS encoding ABC transporter ATP-binding protein; the encoded protein is MTTLKIEQVSRTFPARHGNAPTRALDPTDLTIGNNDFVTILGPSGCGKSTLLRIVAGLDRPTGGHVTLDGREVTGPGADRGVVFQSYTLFPWLTVRENIAFGLRERGVSEAERNKVADAFIRQVGLSGFESHWPKQLSGGMQQRTAIARALANDPKILLLDEPFGALDNQTRALMQEMLLGIWERDQKTVLFVTHDIEEAIFLGSRVIVMSARPGRIKAEINVDLPHPRSYKIKTTPEFVQLKERLVEEIRTEALKVAEHA
- a CDS encoding ABC transporter substrate-binding protein — translated: MRSSKVFATIIALTVSTPVLADDVKVGIGISGWTGFAPLTLAKEAGIFKKNGLDVTIKKIPQKDRHLAIASGDIQCAATTVETWISWNANGVATKQIFQLDKSFGADGMAVRNDIAAIKDLKGKTVAASAPGTSPYFALAWMLKKNGLTMKDVTVVNLEPAAAAQAFVTGQNDAAMTYEPYLSTVRAAPDKGKIIATTLDYPIVMDTFGCTPKFLSENPKAAQALADSYFESLDMIAKDQAKAYEIMGADVKQTGEAFGNSAKYLRWQDKAANRKFFSGDFLAFNKDAAELLLEIGIIKAAPKVEDLFDAGFIK